Part of the Methanolobus chelungpuianus genome is shown below.
CGATTCGGAACTGGGTAACGGCGACGGCTTTGTTGCCGCCTGGGAGGTCCTTAAGATGGATACTGTCAGCAGAAAGAACCTTCACGGTTCCGTAAGCCGGAAAATGGATGTGAGGATCAACGATTCCTCTTCCCGTATCCTGCTGTCAGGAGTGGAATGCGTCCTGTCTAAGAAACTCCTTGGCCCTGTATCGAAGCAGGAGCAGGTTCTCAATACCTACAGGGTCCGGTACAATTTCAGAGCACCTCTTTATGATCAGGGCGACAGGATATGGTTCCAGGGAGAACCAGGCACGTCTGTTCTTATAACCATGCCTGAAGGTATTGATATCCTGGAAGTGGAAGGCATCGGTAATGCAACTATCCGGAAGCAGGGCTCTGTTCAAAAAGTGAAGGGCGATTTTGACTTCACCGGCGAAGCAGTGCTTGTGTTCAGGGAGAACCGCACAGCAGCGCAAACAGGGGCAACTGTGGTGGTTACTGAGCTCAGGCCTGCCCAGGCCCGCAGATATCCTTCCACCCTGGACGGCGTCTTTCCAGGCACCACAGACAGGCTCCTTGAGATACTGGACAGGAGTTCAAAACTTTAATTTATATCCTTCTCAATCTGTAATATGTGATCCCTTATGCTCATCGAGAAGATAGAACTTAATAACGGAACGGCAATCGGTCTCAGTTATCAGATGCAAAAGGCTCCCATTATTGTGATCAATGCCGATAAGGGCTTTGTCATGTGCGGCTACCTTGACCTGGAAGCTGCAACAGCTCTTGATGATGTGGCTGTCAAGGTAAAGGGAGTCAGGACCTTTGAGGATGTACTTGAGGCGCCTGTGGTTGGTGCAACCCCATCAGCCATCAGCCTTGGAGTGAAGGTTGGGATGACAGGCAGGGAAGCCCTTGAACTAATGTTCTGAGTCCCATTGAAACACTTTAATAGTACTTCCTGCTTCTATTGCGGTACATGCTGTATGCTTTTGAATTGTCAGGGGAGCATGAAGGACTTCCCCGAAAGGAGATCCTATCCTGTCTCAGGCTGACAGGGTTCGTGTTCAGGGAACATGCCTGCCTGGACCAGTGCCTTGTAGTTGATATCGAGGGAGACGCCCTTGATACCGACAGAAGGCTTGTGTCAGTGGCAGAGCGGCTTGCCATGTCACATCATATAATCAGGGTCGCAGGCATATGTGATGTAAAGGCTGAAGATATCATATCACTGGCTGAGGAGAGCGATCTCTCCGGCCATATCGCACCCGGCAGCACTTATGTTGTGCGTGCCAAAAGGATCAAGCACTATGGGGAAGGTGTCAAAAGGGAGGATATCGAGGGAAAGCTCGGAGGCGCCATATTCCGCAAAGGCCACCAGGCAGATCTCAGGTCCCCTGATGTAAGTTTCCGCCTGGTCATAACGGACAGGGCTGTGTTCGGGTCCGTGGTAGCATCGATCGACAGGAGCAGCTACGAGCACAGGGCTCCCCATAAGAAACCCTTCTTCTATCCGGGTGTCCTGATGCCCAGGGTCGCCAGGGCCCTTGTGAATATCAGTGAGGTAAAGCCGGGAGAAGTGCTCCTTGACCCTTTCAGCGGTACGGCAGGCATACTTGTAGAGGCAGGCATGCTTTCCGTCCATGTGATAGGGCTTGAGGTCAGGCGGATGATATCCCATGGCGCGAGGATGAACCTGGAGCTTTTCGGTGCAGACCACTCGCTCATAACCGGGGATGCCTGCAGGGTCCCGCTGAAGGACTGCAGTATGGATGCAATTGCAACAGACCCTCCTTACGGGCGCTCGGCGGCAATAAAGGCAGAATCCCTTCATCACCTGTATTCTGGCTCGTTCTCGGAAATGTACAGAGTACTGAAAAAGGGCAGGCTTGCAGTGGTGGTATCGGAGATAGCGGTACTTGAGTACGCCACAGAAGCCGGTTTTTCGGTTGTGGATGTGTTCACCCAGCGGGTGCACCGGAGCCTCACAAGGACCTTTACCGTGCTGCGCAAGGACTGATGCTGTTAACATGCTGCTGTATCAGGAGCCAGTAAGCTGAAAGTTTCCGGTCACAGTCCTTATGCTCACTGAAGCGCGTCCTGATAAGGCTCTGGAAGGCAGGGCCGTGATTGAGTTCTATGAGATGCACCATCTCATGAAATACGATATACTCCATCAGCTTCTCAGGAAGGAACCTGATATGTGTGTTGAAACAGAGATTCCCTTTTGAACTGCAGCTTCCCCACTTCGTTCTCATCTTCCTGAAACGCACAGCCTTCGGGGCAACTCCCAGTTCCTCTGATATGGCGTCTGTCATCCGGTTCACAAGGGACCTGAACTCTTCTTCCTGCCTGTCGGTGACAAGCTCTGCTCCCTCTGCCAGGGCAAGCATATCCCGGGCCCGGCAGTGCCGGTTGTAGATCCATCTTCTGTGGCGGTGGATGATACTCTCAGGTCCGGCATAGTTCTTCGGGAGTATGAGTCTCAGCCTGCCTTCCCTGAACTCAAGCCTCGGGTTCTTGACGCTGCGCCGGATGACATCATAGCAGATGACGGCATCCTTTATAGTGACCTGGTGTTCCATGCAGTGCGACCCTTTATTCCCTGGGTACCAGATGGTCCATCACTTCTGCCATGACACGGTGACGTATCATGTATTCGTGGAAATTCTCATTGGCCTTGCGGATGGAATATGCATCTTCCTGCCAGTCTATCGGCTCGGGATATATTATCTCCATAAGGGTGAGTCCGTAGGCCGGTGCAGGTTCGAGCCCTTCCTCATAGACCTCGGGCTCAAGCATCTGCTGCAGCCAGGCCTCGTCCCTGGCACCGCTTCCCACAAGGGTAAGGGCTGTCACTATCTTGCGCACCATGTTCCAGAGGAAACTGTTGGCCTGGATATCGATCTTGGTCAGTGTCCCGCTGACCCTCACATCGACCTTCTCTATGGTGCGGACAGTGCTTTTCTCGCCTTCCTTCACGCAGAAGTTAGCAAAATCATGGGTACCAAGCAGGATCTTTGAGGCCGACCTTATTCTGGATATATCATATTGCTCTCCGCTCATGATATACCGGTACTTTCTTGCGATAGCTGCTCTCCGGGGATCAAAGTCATCGGCTATCGGGGAATGTGCCCAGGCCCATATGGCGCTCGGCAGTTTGGAGTTGATGACCCTGGGAATGGCAAGGTTGACCTTATCGGTATCAAAAGCAATGACCAGTTCCCTTGCATGTACTCCGGCATCCGTCCTTCCCGCACTTGTGAAGTTGGCGGATTTTGGGTCCTTTATTATTTCCAGCTCTGTGAGCGCCCTGAAGATCTCCCCTTCAATGGTTGCTACATTCGGCTGTATCTGTGACCCGTGGAATCCCGTGCCAACGTATGCTATCTTAAGTGCGACTCTCATGGCAATTCACAGAGGGTCATATATTCTTTTTTCTATAATACAGTTCTCTCACCAGCAGCAGGGTGATGATGAACAGGCACCCGAACAGGAACCATACGCTCACATGGGACAGCAGGTCGTAGGGTATTAGCCCCGATACCTGGTCGGAGGCTGCGGACAGGTTGTCTGATGCTATCCGGGAACTGTCCATGGCAGGTGCGCCTGTCATGTTGGTACTATCAAAAGTGTCCTGCGGCATCGAGGATACAAGTCCGGGATCTGCATCTTCCGGTACATATCCGTCAAGACCGGAACTGTCTGCAGCATAGTCCGGGCCCGGTGCTGTGTCTCCTGCGCTTGTTTTAAAGGCGCCGGCCTCATTGAGTGCATCCTCATCGATCCCCAGTCCCTTAACGCTCTCTTCGGTACCGGGAACACTCCCATTAGCCATAAGAGGTTCAGATCCGGGCATCTCCTGCGAAGCGCTCTCATAGACGTCCGCCATGGGGACATATTCCGCATTACGGTAAGCTGCATCTGCAGCTGTGTATGTTGTGGGGGCAGCTCCGATGCCAAATCCCCTGCTCCTGGCAAGAGCCTCCAGGCCCGTAGCCCCGAAAACAGCCCCTGCAACCAGTGCAAGATATTTCTTGAGCATGCTGAGCACTGAGGATTTGTCTTTCATGGAGCCAGGTGCCACTACAATGAACTTCTGGACAGGCTCGTATATCTTGATCTCCCTGCCCTTCTTGCTCCATTTCGTCTGCTTGACCTTGATAAGATCGACCTCGACCAGCGCATCTATATTATACTTGACCGTGGTCAGCGGCATTCCCATCTTCTCGGCCACATCCGTTGCCGACATGGGCTTATCTGTGAGGATCTCCAGGACCTTCATGGCCTTGTCATTGGAAAGGATCTGGGTGATCTTCTTTGAATCCTCACTCAGGGGCAAGATCAGAACTTTTTCCGAACTTGACGTTGTTTCGTTTTCTTGCATGAGGGTTACTATAGATCTAGGTAATTATATCGTTTCCTTAAGCTTCGAACCGGTTCGAAGTCTTCCCGGGGTAACTCGTAAAGTTAAAGAATGAGCAGGACAATATGGGGTAAATTTCGGGGCTATATTATGATTACTAAAGAACGTATAATGGAAATCATCGGGAACTACGACCTTGACAAGCTCAGTATTGCAACGGTCTGTTCCCACTCAAGCCTTCAGATCTTTGATGGGGCAAGGAAAGAAGGTTTCAGGACCATAGGGATATGTGTGAAGAAGCCTCCAAGATTTTACGATGCATTCCCTAAGTCAAAGCCTGATGAGTTCATTATAGTCGACAGCTACAAGGACATTCCTGGTATCGTCGACCAGCTTGTTGCAAGGAACGCTATTGTGATACCCCACGGTTCGTTTGTGGAGTATCTGGGACATGAGAGGTTCGTGGACCTGGCAGTCCCTTCCTTCGGTAACAGGGCTGTGCTTGAATGGGAGTCAGACAGGGAGAAAGAGAGGGTCTGGCTTGAGGGTGCGGGTATACACATGCCCAAAAAGGTGAACCCGAGGGAGATTAACGGACCTGTCATGGTCAAGTACCACGGTGCAAAGGGCGGCAAGGGCTTTTTCATAGCCAAGAACTATGAGGAGTTCCAGGAACATGTCAAGCCGGATGAGAAATACACCATCCAGGAATTCATAACGGGTACAAGGTACTACTTCCATTACTTCTATTCCCCTCTGCGCCAGGAAGGCTACCGCCTGAGCGAAGGCATACTTGAGATGCTGAGCATGGACCGCAGGGTCGAGTCCAATGCAGATGAGATCTTCAGGCTCGGCTCCCCGCGGGAACTGGAAGAGGCAGGCATACACCCGACATATGTTGTCACGGGCAATGTTCCCCTGGTAGCCAGGGAGTCCCTGCTGCCTCTCATATTCGAGCTGGGGGAGAAGGTCGTCGAGGAATCCCTCAGCCTCTTTGGCGGCATGATCGGTCCGTTCTGTCTTGAGACCGTGGTCACTGACAACCTTGAGATCAAGGTTTTCGAAATATCCGCGAGGATAGTTGCAGGTACCAACCTCTACCTGAACGGTTCTCCATACTCCGATCTTATAGAACCCGGCCTGTCCACCGGAAAAAGGATCGCCCAGGAGATAAAGTACGCAAGGTCCGTGGGCCAACTGGACAAGATTTTATCATAAGGACACCAACATACCCATGGATACCCTGTTTCGCGGCATCCGTGGGTGTGATATGTTTTGAGATTCTCTGATCCTGATTATGATGTTGTGATCGTGGGTGCCGGACCCGCAGGTCTCTTTGCGGCACATGAGCTTATGCTATCCGGCCTTTCTGTACTGGTCATTGAAGCGGGCAGGGATATAAGCGCGAGGATCTGCCCCATGAACGATGTTGTCAACTGCAGGCACTGCCATCCCTGCTCCATACTGCGCGGGGTTGGCGGTTCGGGTGCCTACTCTGACGGGACACTCAATCTGCATCCTGATATAGGGGGCACCCTTTCAGAATTCACAGGCGACCAGGGTTCTGCCTGGCGCCTGGTGGATGATGTGGATCGGATATTCCTGAAATACGGCGCCCCGGAGAACATATCGTCTCCTCCTTCCGTGGAAATAGAGTCCCTCAAAAGGAGGGCTGCCTCTTCAGGTGCAAGGTTCATTGATATCAGGCAGCGTCACATAGGATCTGATAATTCCATAGCCCTGATATCCGAGCTTAAGAATGAGCTTGAATCCAGCGGAATAAGTTTCCTGCTTAACACCGAGGTAAGTGATATTGTCATAGACAACGGTGCCTGCCAGGGTGTGATCCTTAAGGACGGCAGACGCCTGCATTCCCGATATACACTGCTTGCACCGGGCAGGGTGGGATGTGACTGGGTCAACGAGCTCGTGAACAGGTATTCGATAGCTTATTCCTTCAGCGGGGTTGACATAGGGGTGCGTGTTGAGGTACCATCTATTATTATGGACCCTGTGACCAGGATAAACCACGATCCCAAGTTCCACATACGCACAAAGCGCTATGATGATTCCGTCAGAACATTCTGTACCAATGAGCATGGTTTTGTGGTAAAGGAGGAATATGAAGGGTTTGTTGCCACGAACGGTCATTCGATGCATACCAAAGGCTCGGATAACACCAACTTCGCCTTCCTTGTACATGTGGAACTGACCCATCCCATGGAGAATACCATAAAATATGCACGGTCCGTGGCCAAACTTGCAACTACGATAGGTGGCGGGAAGCCTGTCCTCCAGAGAATGGGCGACCTGCGCAGGGGACGGCGCTCCACGGAGCAGCGCATAGGACGGAACGCGGTTGTGAACACCCTGAAAGATGTCACTCCGGGAGACATCTCCATGGCGATGCCTCACAGGATAGTCATGGACATTATAGAAGGCCTGGAAGTCCTGAACGAGATAATTCCCGGAGTGGATTCGGATTCGACCCTCCTGTACGCTCCGGAGGTCAAGTTCTATTCGATAAAACTGCAGGTGGACCGCCACATGCAGACCAGTATAGCAAACCTGTTCGCAGCTGGTGACGGCGCAGGCCTCTCCAGGGACCTGGTGAACTCGGCGGCTACAGGAGTGCTTGCAGCAAGAGGGATAAAGTCTCTGAATGCCGGAAAGCAAGCCTGATAAAAGGATGTAGTGATGCAGCTGTAGGCGGGAAAGAACGTAAGAGGAATCCTGCATTGGTTGGTTGGGTTGTGGGTGTGATATGTCCGTTAAAGAAGGACTGATGTATTGAGAGGGGAACTATTGGATGCAGGCTTTCCTCCGGGCGGTAAATAACCATTTCCATATATAAGCCTTGCTACTTGATCGCCCTTGGTTCGTGGCTCTTGCTATCTTTTCCTTTTTCTGTGAGTTACATGTGAATTACATTCTGTGCTATGTAAAATGTATATATTGCAGCAGCTCTTTCTTGGCAGGAAACGAAAAATCATTATGGCAGCACACTTGCTTCCGGTATTCTCATTAACCAGTGGCTCAGGCAGGGCCGCCAGCCGGGAATGTCGTCGTCTGCATGTCCTCAAAAGTTCCTTTTCACCATTACTATTTAGTATTATTGTATGTATTATATGCACTCAACGTTGACTATCATATACTCATAGATTGCAACCCGGTGTTAAAATGAAAGGAAGAGTCTGGAAATTCGGAGATGATGTTGATACGGATGCTGTTATTCCCGGCAGGTATCTTATCCTCAATACGCCAAAAGAGCTTGCAGCCCATGCCTTCGAAGGTGTGAGGCCGGAATTTGCGAAGCAGGTAAAAGAAGGCGATATCATTGTCGCAGGGAACAACTTCGGCTGCGGCTCCTCAAGGGAACATGCGCCTATCGCCCTGAAGGGCACCAGGATCTCATGCGTGATAGCAAAATCCTTTGCACGTATCTTCTTCAGGAACTCCATCAATATTGGAGTGGCACTCCTGGAGTGCCCTGACACTGACAGGATATCAGACGGTGATGAGCTGGATGTGGATTTTGCAACAGGTGTTATCACAAACCTCACAAGGAACGAGAAATACCAGGCGACCCCACTTCCTGACTTCGTGAGAGGCATCATGGACGCTGGCGGCCTGATAGAGTATACCAGGAAGATCATCTGAAATCCCATAATAACGATAGCAGGAGAATAACATGACACAGTACAAGATACCGGTGATACCCGGTGACGGTATAGGACCGGAGATCATCGCCGAGGGCTGCAAGGTAATCGATGCGGCAGGCGAGAAGTTTGGCTTCGATGTTGAATGGGTCGAGTATCCTCACGGTGCCGACCACTACCTTAAGACCGGTGAGCTTATCTCTGAGGATACGCTTGCGGAACTGAACAGGAACCCTGTAATCTACCTTGGCTCCATAGGAGACCCCAGGGTGGCACCCGGTGTGCTCGAGAAGGGTATACTACTTGCCGCCAGGTTCTACTTTGATGAGTACGTCAACCTGCGTCCCATCAAGCTGCTCGAGGGTGTCTGGACACCGATCAAGGACAAGACTCCCAAGGACATTGACTTCGTGGTTGTCAGGGAGAACACCGAGGACTTCTACATCGGTATTGGCGGAAAGGCCGGCAGGGGCACCAGCAAGGATCTGCTTGAAGTGTCTAGGAACCTGTACTCTGCAAAGTTCGGCCTCGATATCGAGACTGACAGCGAGGAGATAGCCTATCAGATAGGCATGATCTCCAAGGAAGGCACCCAGAGAGTCATCAGCTATGCATTCGACCTGGCCGAGAAGAGGAAAAAGCATGTATCCTCCGTTGACAAGGCAAACGTGCTCTCCGACATCTATGGCTTCTGGAGAAAGGAGTTCGAGGCAATTGCAGCAAAGCACCCCGGAGTGACCACTGATTTCAATTATGTGGATGCTATGACCATGTGGTTCGTTAAGAACCCGGAGTGGTTCGATGTCGTAGTAACCCCCAACATGTTCGGTGATATCATCACTGACCTTGGCGCAATGGTCCAGGGCGGTCTCGGCCTAGCCCCGGGAGGTAACATCAACCCCAAGGGTACCAGCATGTTCGAGCCAATCCACGGTTCAGCACCCAAGTACAAGGGGCAGAACAAGGTCAACCCCATAGCAACCATCTGGGCGGGTGCCATGATGATGGAACAGCTCGGCGAGAAGGAAGCTGCCGATACGATTGTCTCTGCAATTGAGACCAACATTCTCCAGGCCAAGGTAAGGACCTACGATATGGGCGGCTCCTCCACAACCTCCGATGTCGGTGACGACATTGCAAGGATAGTGCAGGGTAAGTAACTTAATAAGCTGACCATCTGTTTCTGCATCCTCAAGGCATGCAGACCCTTTTTTCTTTTCTCTATGCTTCCTTTTTCATCCCGGCAGCTGATCGGGGTTTAGCCTCATCATTATGATAAGCATTATCTACAATTCTATAGATATCTTTTTATATTTAAAGCCAGACACTATCATGTAACTGATATTGATGCATCAGTTATCGGATACCGGTATATGGAATGCCCCGGTCAGATCCGTTCATTCATGCTAATTGGATTGTGAGGTGTATGTTAATGGTAAGATCAATCGAAGACCTTGAAAAGGACCTGGATACTATGAATGAGATGTTCCGGAAGTATGTGAAGCTCTCCGAGCATTATCAGAAGCAGGTCGACAGTGCGAACATTCCTGAAGAACAGCGCAGGATGCTGCTGGAGAGGTTGGCACAGGAAAACGAAAAGGTCCAGAAGGCAAAAATGCAGATAGAAACCTTTGAGAGGACCATCCAGACACTGAAGGACTCCCGGGAAAAGCTGAAAGAAGTGGTCCACAAGACCGAAAAGCCGCCCTGCGAAACGGAATATCTTGTGGCCTATAACTGATATTATTTGATCACTTATTGGAAGGCTGTCCGGAAGGTCTTCAGCCTCTGATGCGGGTCCCCAGGTGGACTCCCTTCAGAGGTTCTGTCCTTATGCTCTCCTGAATGATCGCTTGCAACACGTTCCGGGCGTTTGTTCCGTCCATGACTATTGTCTCTATGTTGCAGCGCTCGATTATCTTTGCTGCGAGCGGGTCAACAGGTGACTTGGAGCCGGCCTTCATCTCAATGCTCATGACAATGCTCACAAGTTCCTTTGGGGACATTATCTCATACTTCTTTGCATTGGGATACTGCTTCGGGTCGGCTGTGTAGACGCCGTCCACTGCGGTAGCGATGACAAAAAGGTCCGCACGCAGGTATTCTGCAAGTATGGCTGCCACTGCGTCTGTGGTCTGTCCGGGTATGACCCCTCCCATGACAACTATCTTTCCTGAGGACAGTGCCTCCTGGGCTTCCACATAGTCGTGGGGAGGCTGCGGATATGCATCCTTGCCGAGAGCGGATATCAGTAGTTTCGCATTCAGCCGGGTTATGTCTATCCCTATATAATCGCACTCGACCTCGTTACATCCGGCACAGCGTGCCACGTTTATGTAGTCCCGTGCAGCAGTGCCGCCGCCTGTTACAACGGCAACTGTGTTTTCCTTTGCAAGCTCCTTCAGTACGGCAGCATAGGCCAGAAAGCTTTCCGGCTTCAGGTCCCTTGCCAGGATGGACCCGCCAACAGATAATACGATCAACATGATAATCTCCAGTCCTTAACGCTGTCTTTGGCTTAAAAGTATCGCCACCCCTCCAAGGGCAGCAAGGGACATCACGACCGAAAATCCCGGGACAAGGGCGGTAAGGGACAAAGG
Proteins encoded:
- a CDS encoding 3-isopropylmalate dehydratase small subunit → MKGRVWKFGDDVDTDAVIPGRYLILNTPKELAAHAFEGVRPEFAKQVKEGDIIVAGNNFGCGSSREHAPIALKGTRISCVIAKSFARIFFRNSINIGVALLECPDTDRISDGDELDVDFATGVITNLTRNEKYQATPLPDFVRGIMDAGGLIEYTRKII
- the truA gene encoding tRNA pseudouridine(38-40) synthase TruA, whose translation is MRVALKIAYVGTGFHGSQIQPNVATIEGEIFRALTELEIIKDPKSANFTSAGRTDAGVHARELVIAFDTDKVNLAIPRVINSKLPSAIWAWAHSPIADDFDPRRAAIARKYRYIMSGEQYDISRIRSASKILLGTHDFANFCVKEGEKSTVRTIEKVDVRVSGTLTKIDIQANSFLWNMVRKIVTALTLVGSGARDEAWLQQMLEPEVYEEGLEPAPAYGLTLMEIIYPEPIDWQEDAYSIRKANENFHEYMIRHRVMAEVMDHLVPRE
- a CDS encoding YunC family protein, producing MLIEKIELNNGTAIGLSYQMQKAPIIVINADKGFVMCGYLDLEAATALDDVAVKVKGVRTFEDVLEAPVVGATPSAISLGVKVGMTGREALELMF
- a CDS encoding formate--phosphoribosylaminoimidazolecarboxamide ligase, producing MITKERIMEIIGNYDLDKLSIATVCSHSSLQIFDGARKEGFRTIGICVKKPPRFYDAFPKSKPDEFIIVDSYKDIPGIVDQLVARNAIVIPHGSFVEYLGHERFVDLAVPSFGNRAVLEWESDREKERVWLEGAGIHMPKKVNPREINGPVMVKYHGAKGGKGFFIAKNYEEFQEHVKPDEKYTIQEFITGTRYYFHYFYSPLRQEGYRLSEGILEMLSMDRRVESNADEIFRLGSPRELEEAGIHPTYVVTGNVPLVARESLLPLIFELGEKVVEESLSLFGGMIGPFCLETVVTDNLEIKVFEISARIVAGTNLYLNGSPYSDLIEPGLSTGKRIAQEIKYARSVGQLDKILS
- a CDS encoding NAD(P)/FAD-dependent oxidoreductase encodes the protein MRFSDPDYDVVIVGAGPAGLFAAHELMLSGLSVLVIEAGRDISARICPMNDVVNCRHCHPCSILRGVGGSGAYSDGTLNLHPDIGGTLSEFTGDQGSAWRLVDDVDRIFLKYGAPENISSPPSVEIESLKRRAASSGARFIDIRQRHIGSDNSIALISELKNELESSGISFLLNTEVSDIVIDNGACQGVILKDGRRLHSRYTLLAPGRVGCDWVNELVNRYSIAYSFSGVDIGVRVEVPSIIMDPVTRINHDPKFHIRTKRYDDSVRTFCTNEHGFVVKEEYEGFVATNGHSMHTKGSDNTNFAFLVHVELTHPMENTIKYARSVAKLATTIGGGKPVLQRMGDLRRGRRSTEQRIGRNAVVNTLKDVTPGDISMAMPHRIVMDIIEGLEVLNEIIPGVDSDSTLLYAPEVKFYSIKLQVDRHMQTSIANLFAAGDGAGLSRDLVNSAATGVLAARGIKSLNAGKQA
- the pyrH gene encoding UMP kinase gives rise to the protein MLIVLSVGGSILARDLKPESFLAYAAVLKELAKENTVAVVTGGGTAARDYINVARCAGCNEVECDYIGIDITRLNAKLLISALGKDAYPQPPHDYVEAQEALSSGKIVVMGGVIPGQTTDAVAAILAEYLRADLFVIATAVDGVYTADPKQYPNAKKYEIMSPKELVSIVMSIEMKAGSKSPVDPLAAKIIERCNIETIVMDGTNARNVLQAIIQESIRTEPLKGVHLGTRIRG
- a CDS encoding isocitrate/isopropylmalate dehydrogenase family protein; protein product: MTQYKIPVIPGDGIGPEIIAEGCKVIDAAGEKFGFDVEWVEYPHGADHYLKTGELISEDTLAELNRNPVIYLGSIGDPRVAPGVLEKGILLAARFYFDEYVNLRPIKLLEGVWTPIKDKTPKDIDFVVVRENTEDFYIGIGGKAGRGTSKDLLEVSRNLYSAKFGLDIETDSEEIAYQIGMISKEGTQRVISYAFDLAEKRKKHVSSVDKANVLSDIYGFWRKEFEAIAAKHPGVTTDFNYVDAMTMWFVKNPEWFDVVVTPNMFGDIITDLGAMVQGGLGLAPGGNINPKGTSMFEPIHGSAPKYKGQNKVNPIATIWAGAMMMEQLGEKEAADTIVSAIETNILQAKVRTYDMGGSSTTSDVGDDIARIVQGK
- a CDS encoding TRM11 family SAM-dependent methyltransferase, whose translation is MLYAFELSGEHEGLPRKEILSCLRLTGFVFREHACLDQCLVVDIEGDALDTDRRLVSVAERLAMSHHIIRVAGICDVKAEDIISLAEESDLSGHIAPGSTYVVRAKRIKHYGEGVKREDIEGKLGGAIFRKGHQADLRSPDVSFRLVITDRAVFGSVVASIDRSSYEHRAPHKKPFFYPGVLMPRVARALVNISEVKPGEVLLDPFSGTAGILVEAGMLSVHVIGLEVRRMISHGARMNLELFGADHSLITGDACRVPLKDCSMDAIATDPPYGRSAAIKAESLHHLYSGSFSEMYRVLKKGRLAVVVSEIAVLEYATEAGFSVVDVFTQRVHRSLTRTFTVLRKD
- a CDS encoding ArsR/SmtB family transcription factor — encoded protein: MQENETTSSSEKVLILPLSEDSKKITQILSNDKAMKVLEILTDKPMSATDVAEKMGMPLTTVKYNIDALVEVDLIKVKQTKWSKKGREIKIYEPVQKFIVVAPGSMKDKSSVLSMLKKYLALVAGAVFGATGLEALARSRGFGIGAAPTTYTAADAAYRNAEYVPMADVYESASQEMPGSEPLMANGSVPGTEESVKGLGIDEDALNEAGAFKTSAGDTAPGPDYAADSSGLDGYVPEDADPGLVSSMPQDTFDSTNMTGAPAMDSSRIASDNLSAASDQVSGLIPYDLLSHVSVWFLFGCLFIITLLLVRELYYRKKNI
- a CDS encoding M48 family metallopeptidase, giving the protein MEHQVTIKDAVICYDVIRRSVKNPRLEFREGRLRLILPKNYAGPESIIHRHRRWIYNRHCRARDMLALAEGAELVTDRQEEEFRSLVNRMTDAISEELGVAPKAVRFRKMRTKWGSCSSKGNLCFNTHIRFLPEKLMEYIVFHEMVHLIELNHGPAFQSLIRTRFSEHKDCDRKLSAYWLLIQQHVNSISPCAAR